The genomic DNA ACGGTGACCTTATCAGCAGAAGACTTATCCACATGGACCTCGACCAAAGACAGCTCCTCGACCTTGACCCCGGTGACCTTCTTGATCTTGCCCTTCTCCACAAAAGCGGTCACCTCGGTGTCGTAGGAGACAGTCTGCTGGATCTTCTTGAAGGTGTgctggttcttcttcttctgaagcaTCCACACGAACCCGCTCTCGCGGTTGTACCCGATTTCCTCAATGTCGTCCATTGGAAAGAGGCCTTTCGGGAGGCCGAAC from Triticum aestivum cultivar Chinese Spring unplaced genomic scaffold, IWGSC CS RefSeq v2.1 scaffold28729, whole genome shotgun sequence includes the following:
- the LOC123172671 gene encoding uncharacterized protein, yielding MASQLVESHRAGADVIKGREVCKKKSVELLEEFGLPKGLFPMDDIEEIGYNRESGFVWMLQKKKNQHTFKKIQQTVSYDTEVTAFVEKGKIKKVTGVKVEELSLVEVHVDKSSADKVTVKTDTGLSDIHDAAAFALGE